Proteins found in one Anaerolineae bacterium genomic segment:
- a CDS encoding isoprenylcysteine carboxylmethyltransferase family protein, giving the protein MHNSLSRRKLAQTFYARLLIFLLIWLAVFFLPAGTFAFWEAWVVLAILFIPMALGFSYWLKNDPELLERRSKTSEKEAEQKLIIKVLSLFFVLTFLIPGFDKRFGWSDVPVVVVVVADILVMLGYGICFFVVRENRFASRTVEVEQEQPVISSGLYAIVRHPMYLGVLLMCISLPLALGSYWAMVPALLIIPVLVARVRNEERVLVRELKGYQEYAQDVRYRLLPRVW; this is encoded by the coding sequence ATGCATAATTCGCTTTCCCGCAGAAAACTAGCCCAAACATTTTATGCGCGCTTATTGATTTTTTTACTTATCTGGCTGGCCGTGTTCTTTTTGCCGGCGGGCACGTTTGCTTTTTGGGAAGCCTGGGTTGTTTTAGCCATCCTCTTCATTCCTATGGCGCTCGGTTTTAGCTATTGGCTCAAGAATGATCCTGAACTGCTGGAAAGAAGGTCGAAAACAAGTGAGAAGGAAGCGGAGCAAAAGCTGATTATCAAAGTCCTGTCTCTCTTTTTTGTGCTCACCTTTCTAATTCCAGGCTTTGACAAACGTTTCGGGTGGTCTGATGTGCCCGTGGTCGTCGTAGTTGTGGCCGATATTCTGGTAATGCTTGGTTATGGAATATGTTTTTTTGTTGTTAGAGAAAATCGTTTTGCCTCCCGTACCGTAGAAGTAGAACAAGAACAGCCTGTTATCAGTAGTGGGCTATATGCAATTGTTCGTCACCCCATGTATCTGGGTGTATTGCTGATGTGTATTTCACTTCCCCTGGCTTTGGGGTCTTACTGGGCCATGGTCCCTGCCCTGTTGATAATTCCTGTTCTTGTAGCAAGGGTAAGGAATGAAGAAAGGGTGCTGGTTAGAGAACTTAAAGGCTATCAGGAATACGCCCAGGATGTGCGTTACCGCCTGTTGCCGCGGGTGTGGTAG
- a CDS encoding isoprenylcysteine carboxylmethyltransferase family protein: protein MMNDTASKDTSKMTPEIKRGVISWIIKAGAGLIFFAVILFPIAGQWDWGWGWIFIGLFALASIVNVLILVPTNPALLAQRSRGLREEGASQTDKFLTGMGAGLMPMLSWIVAALDARFGWSAMPLALHLVGVLGFVFGWAFVLWATGSNAYFSTTVRLHAGHTVQTGGPYQLVRHPGYVGAILYQLVTPFLLGSWWAFIPAILSAPFLVVRTALEDTMLQQNLDGYQAYARQVRYRLLPGVW from the coding sequence ATGATGAATGATACTGCTTCAAAAGATACTTCAAAAATGACGCCCGAAATCAAGCGCGGCGTTATATCGTGGATTATCAAAGCCGGCGCGGGTCTGATCTTTTTTGCCGTAATTCTATTTCCCATCGCCGGACAGTGGGATTGGGGATGGGGTTGGATTTTTATTGGACTGTTCGCCCTGGCTTCCATTGTTAACGTTTTGATCCTGGTCCCCACCAACCCGGCCTTGCTGGCCCAACGTTCCAGGGGACTGCGCGAAGAGGGCGCTTCACAAACCGATAAGTTTTTGACCGGCATGGGCGCCGGCTTGATGCCCATGCTCTCGTGGATTGTGGCCGCGCTGGACGCGCGTTTTGGCTGGTCGGCCATGCCGTTGGCGCTGCACCTGGTGGGAGTGCTTGGTTTTGTTTTTGGCTGGGCCTTTGTGCTTTGGGCTACCGGGTCAAATGCGTATTTTTCCACCACCGTCCGCCTTCACGCCGGGCATACGGTGCAAACCGGCGGGCCTTACCAATTGGTGCGCCATCCGGGTTACGTGGGGGCAATCTTGTACCAACTGGTCACGCCGTTTTTGCTGGGGTCGTGGTGGGCCTTCATCCCGGCAATTCTATCGGCGCCCTTTTTGGTGGTGCGCACGGCGCTGGAAGATACCATGCTTCAGCAAAATTTGGACGGTTATCAGGCGTACGCCCGGCAGGTGCGTTACCGTTTACTACCGGGCGTGTGGTAA